Genomic window (Nymphaea colorata isolate Beijing-Zhang1983 chromosome 1, ASM883128v2, whole genome shotgun sequence):
CAACCTCGCCACCTGCTTCTATGTTCATGGTGTGCCTCTTTGCCTTTCTACAATCGGCCATAGCATGAAAAAGCATCGTGTTTTTACCTCCCTCTGCCAACCATTTGATATGAGATCGTTGCTTCCACACAACGTCTTCTATGCGAAGAGCTTCATTTAGAGGATTCCTGATTATAGTTTCCTGATCAATGGCCTCCAAGGATCCATATTCAACCAAATTTCTACTCTGCTTAAGCCAGGTCCTCAACATTGCAATACAGTGATTGAGCTTACCAAAACTCTCAGTGTTCCATTTCTTCAAACAATCTTTAACCATAGCTAACTTGTTAAGAAATCTGAGCGTGGGGCAGCCTAAACATTCTTTTGCCATTCATTCCTCACAATCTCCATGCGTTCAGGAGTCATAATCCATGATTTGAAAATCCTGAAAGGCCGAAGTCTTTGGCCCCTATGCCTAGCGGAGTTGGATTGATACGATAGTTCACTATGATGAAAGCTGGCGAGAGTTTTAAGGGAGCCTGGCCCATCAAAATCGGTAATTCATCTGTCATTCACAAAACACCAATCGAGTTTGCAGAGAACATTCTGACTACCTTTCCTATGGTTGGACCAAGTGTACTTTTTAAAAGAGTCTTCCACTTCTGACAAGTTGGGCAAAAATAAAACAGTTAAACGCCTAGCACAACCTCACCAGAGGGTTAGTCTCGGTCTTATTCCAGTGCTCTAACATGGCATTGAAGTCTCTACAGTCTCCATTAACCATGGACACAATATTCTCCAACCTGATCAGGCTATCCAATCTGTCGAACAGTCTAGTGGGAAAATACACACCAAAAACTACAAGCTCATTATTAATCCTCATATCCTGAAAGCACACTCCCAACCAATTAGAGTCCACATAGTTGAGGCACTCCATAGCCATGTtattccacacacacacatcaccTTGCCTTTCCCATTGAGGACCAAGCCATTAGAAATATGCTCAGAGCCTATAGATCGACGCATAGACACCTCCAATTTGGAAGAATTCAATCATAAAGTcagaaatgaaaacaacatcaGGCTGCCCTTGGCCCACCAAATCCTTAAGCTCCTTCTGGGCATCCAGTTCAGGTAGACCCCAAATATTCCAATAGAAGATCTTCATTGAAGATTTCGAGAAACATCTATCCCAGACAAAGATGTCTCATCGACCAGCAGCTTTACTCACTATTGGATCATATGACCAACTTCTTCTAATTGCCCAAGGTCAAAGGCCTCCTTCCACTGTCCCTGAggtctttcttttcttggagCCTGGGGAGTGAACTGTTAACAGGTCCACTAAACTGGTCGACCGTAATGCATGCCTCACTTTTTCTAATGCTCTTTCAAGATCCTCCTATGTTGTAACCAGAATCATCCTCCTTATGTCTATAAAACTTCAGAACAGGGGTCTCTGTCTCCTTGGGAGAATCATCAGATCTAACACTCTGCTTGGCAAAGTTACCCTTTGAAAACCTCAGAGGACTTTCTTTTTCTACAGCCTTAGACGATAAATTCAAGCTGAGACCAACAAAAGGATTATGCCTCGATGAGAAATTCGAGGTACCGGTTTGAAGCTGAGGGGAACAGCTATGCAGATGCGAGCATACACAAGCCTCTCCACTTGAGAGGTGCAGCTGTGGTCTCTAAGCCTCTAACAAAGGATCCATCCAGGCCTAAAGCAATTGAATGTAATCCGTCCAGAACACGGAGGGCAGGGAAGGCAGCTGAATCCATATCGGCACAGATTACTCCTCAGTTATCTTCAACTCCATACCTGACGACCACCTGCTCGCAATCAGAAAACGCCCTCCAATTGACCAGGTTCTTCGTCTCAGCACAGTGACCAGTTCCTCCTCAGACGAAACCTTCACCAGAAATCTCCCGTTGCCAATAATAGAGCATTTGAGTTTCAAAACCAACACCCATTGTCTTCTCAAGTCCTCGAAAACAAACTTATAGTCGAGGCCCTGTCGACCTCCATGAAAACTACCAATGGCAGAGAATTGAAATCTCTGTTCCATTTTACGGTGAGCTTCACTAGGGAAGTTAATACTAACCTCATCTCCAGTTTTCTAAACAATGGCCTCAGGCCATGCGCCATCATCTGCCTCAGCGCTTCCAGTCACGACCTTTGCCCAGCTCAGTCTCCCTTTGGGAAAGGTCCCAGTAGAAGGCTGCAGACGATGATCATCCTTCACAGGCAAGGCAGACTCAACCCCCTCCATCTCAAACGAGGTCACTGAACCATCGTCAGACCATGGTTCTTTTCTGCAACTAGGGAAAAATTACTGATAATTAAGATGTacatttttgtgaaatttcaaaataattatGTTGGTGCAGTTCCAATTTACGAAAgtataaagttaaaaaaaaaatgtaggcaTTAATCTCAATATACAAAGTTGGTTCTATGCTCACATTGCTTGAAAAATGGGGCCTAAGAATGTTACCGGATCAttctattatatatttttttgaagagaaaattatatatatatatactccatCTACCAAGTATCATAAATATCTCCCTACTATCATGTGCAATTATGACTAATTAGACAATCGAAAGAAGTATCGGTAGAATACACTGCAGAAAATTTTTCTGGTTCACTCCCAATGATTGCGAGTGGTCaggactttttcttttcttctttgtctaGTAAAACAAATCTTTCTACGTCGAGAATTGGGAGCGATCGTGTTAGAATTTGATGTGCCCTTTATTCCAATGCAAACTGCCGACCACATGAGCCTGACCAAAAATAGTCGCTAGAAATCACAATATTGGAAGATGACAGAGGTACGACTATTCATCATATGTATTGGAAGATTTTATGTAGACCTGTTTTGGAAGGCGGAGTCCATCTATTAGATCGTGCCTAGCAGGCCTAGGAATCAAGATTTGCGCAAACATTTTTGGACCAAGATTGTTTCATTCTTTAGCGATTTCATCGTGCCGAGCAGGGTTCTCCTTCGTTACCATGTGATTGCTTTGCTTCTGCTGCTAGAAGGGGCGTGCCGGTATCAGCTGCAAGAGCTGATGTTGCAGAGGAGGAAAAAAATGAGGGTTTTGAACTATGTATgcccttcctcttctttcatgCGTTCTCCTTGCGGGGACTCTTGACTGATAATCTGCTTATGAGAGATCGATCATTGCCTAGCTCTAAGAATATAGTCTGCTGAAATTTGTAATAAGTTTCTCTTATAATAATTCTCGCACTATAAAGTCTCAACTGCAACCGTGTCTCTATAACCACTTTaattgcaaaacaaatttttgcTCAAGCAGACATGTAAAACACCAGCGTACTacgagacagagagagatctgaacgagagagagagaggactgaGTATTAATTCGGATTAGAGCGGCACAAAAAAGAGGGGAAGGGTCTGTTCAAAGGGTCCGAGGAGGTCAGGGAAGAAGGTCAATCCCCGCTGCTTTGCCTGCcaggaagaaaaggaacatgAGCGCTGTGTAGGCTACAGCCAAGGATGAGGTGAACGCGACGGCGTTTGCGGTGGCTTGAGGTAAGCGGTGGCCGAACAACAGAAGCGccaggcagaggaagaaggcgaGCTGGATCGGCACCATCAGCAGAAGGTAGGAAAGCAACGCCACCAAGACGGAGGAAGGATCTTGGTCGCCCGTCCCACAGAGCATGTCTAACACAGCAACACCAAGGACGAAGTCCACGAGAAGAAGCGATTCTGCTAATTCCTTCCACCCCATGGTTGCGTCCCGATTCGGCATGGAGATTTCGACTTTTTCCTTGTTGGGTAGGCAGAAGGCCTTCGCCGGTGAAGTTGGTTCTGCGACTGGAAGGGGATTCTCTCCTACAACACCACAGCAACAGAGTTTAGTTAGAAGAAATAATGGAGAAAACAGACATGGAAGAAGTACCTGAATCTCAGGCAGAAGAATTGAGATGATAAAGAATAGAATGTTCACCTTAACGGTCCGGCAAACGCcaatacaaagaagaagaagaagaagatgacgaaGCAGAGAGCGATGAAGTCTTGTGCAGGTTTTAAAGGCAGAGAAAGGGCCCCAGCAGAGGGGATCATGGACTTTTGAGCAGTGGGTAGTAATCTGCTCACttatccaaaaacacgcaagaTTTTGGTAGTAGGATAGGTTTGCCTAATTATATCAAGGGCAAAATTGGTATGTGCACATATTTGCTCAAATTTACATCTATTGGGAGAGCAGTGATGACAATGCTGACGTGGACAATTAACATACTACCACATTTAACAAgcaaagtaaataaataaatattggatttttttaattcaattggTTAGAAGACATCCAATGAATTGTCCAAGTTTGAATTTAGCTGAATCGGATGTAAGTCAGCACAAAATTACTAATACATTTTTTCTGGTAAATGTACAAAAATAAttggaaatgaaaacaaagacatTACCATAaataactgtttttttttatcttccgAGTAAGTACGCAATATTGAATGCATTCCTATAGTTGATAATC
Coding sequences:
- the LOC126409276 gene encoding uncharacterized protein LOC126409276, with translation MIPSAGALSLPLKPAQDFIALCFVIFFFFFFVLAFAGPLRRESPSSRRTNFTGEGLLPTQQGKSRNLHAESGRNHGVEGISRIASSRGLRPWCCCVRHALWDGRPRSFLRLGGVAFLPSADGADPARLLPLPGASVVRPPLTSSHRKRRRVHLILGCSLHSAHVPFLPGRQSSGD